The following are encoded in a window of Arthrobacter woluwensis genomic DNA:
- a CDS encoding dolichyl-phosphate-mannose--protein mannosyltransferase — MTQTEEAALDGGTASASPASASPGGPRHGGTPATVRKRRLAQGKASWVLDPKVAYTRESLLERLLGPVQSWRDFTPTLRLWFWLGPILTAVLGGVLRFVRLGEPRSLVFDETYYVKDAYSLLQSGFERNWAKDANAAFNQGDPSQILNTGEYVVHPPLGKWMIAWGMDLFGQADTFGWRFSSAVVGTLSILILALVAQKLFNSVTLGAIAGLLLAVDGTHLVMSRIGILDIFIEFWVLLAFAFLLLDRSDGRRRLATRLSALAAASPDGVPSEAALRWGPGLGFRWWRLAASASMGAAVGIKWSGLFFVAVFGLLMVLWDMNARRVAGIRNWAVAGIVRDGVPAFFLYLGTATAVYLSTWTGWFLSNDAYNRHWAEQNPGKGVQWLPPALRSLWDFHVQAYTFHQGLSSDHPYKASAWTWLVLGRPTSFYYQSPQCGPSAQEKCSDAILSVGNPLIWWGATIALLVVLFYWAGRRDWRAGAILAGMAGGYLPWFMYPERTTFFFYAVSFEPFLILGLCYALGLILGRQGDPPWRRRSGFLVVACFLAAVLLLSAFFYPIWTAETISYNDWRLRMWMPSWI; from the coding sequence GTGACCCAGACCGAAGAGGCCGCGCTGGACGGCGGCACCGCCAGTGCGTCCCCGGCCTCCGCGTCCCCGGGCGGGCCCCGGCACGGCGGCACTCCCGCCACGGTCAGGAAGCGCCGCCTCGCGCAGGGCAAGGCCTCCTGGGTTCTGGACCCGAAGGTCGCCTACACCCGCGAGAGTCTCCTGGAACGCCTGCTGGGCCCCGTCCAGTCCTGGCGCGACTTCACGCCGACCCTGCGTCTCTGGTTCTGGCTCGGACCGATCCTGACCGCCGTCCTGGGTGGCGTGCTGCGGTTCGTCCGGCTGGGTGAGCCGCGGTCCCTCGTGTTCGACGAGACCTACTACGTCAAGGACGCGTACTCGCTCCTGCAGTCCGGCTTCGAGCGGAACTGGGCCAAAGACGCGAACGCCGCCTTCAACCAGGGCGACCCCAGTCAGATCCTGAACACCGGCGAATACGTGGTCCACCCGCCACTCGGCAAGTGGATGATCGCCTGGGGCATGGACCTCTTCGGCCAGGCCGACACCTTCGGCTGGCGCTTCTCCTCGGCCGTCGTGGGCACGCTGTCCATCCTCATCCTGGCGCTGGTCGCCCAGAAACTCTTCAACTCCGTCACGCTCGGCGCCATCGCGGGCCTGCTGCTGGCCGTGGACGGCACCCACCTGGTCATGTCCCGCATCGGAATCCTCGACATCTTCATCGAGTTCTGGGTGCTGCTCGCCTTCGCGTTCCTCCTCCTGGACCGCAGCGACGGACGACGGCGGCTCGCCACCCGGCTGTCCGCCCTCGCCGCCGCGTCGCCGGACGGCGTCCCGTCCGAGGCCGCGCTCCGCTGGGGCCCGGGTCTCGGCTTCCGCTGGTGGCGCCTGGCCGCCTCCGCCTCCATGGGCGCCGCCGTCGGCATCAAGTGGTCGGGACTCTTCTTCGTGGCCGTGTTCGGCCTGCTCATGGTCCTGTGGGACATGAACGCCCGGCGCGTGGCCGGGATCCGGAACTGGGCCGTCGCCGGGATCGTCCGGGACGGTGTGCCCGCCTTCTTCCTCTATCTGGGCACCGCCACAGCCGTCTACCTCTCCACCTGGACCGGCTGGTTCCTCAGCAATGACGCCTACAACCGCCATTGGGCCGAGCAGAACCCGGGCAAGGGCGTGCAGTGGCTCCCGCCGGCGCTCCGCTCCCTCTGGGACTTCCACGTCCAGGCGTACACCTTCCACCAAGGCCTCAGCTCGGACCACCCCTACAAGGCGAGCGCCTGGACCTGGCTGGTCCTGGGCCGCCCCACCTCCTTCTACTACCAGTCGCCGCAATGCGGTCCGAGTGCCCAGGAGAAGTGCTCCGACGCCATTCTGAGCGTCGGCAATCCTCTCATCTGGTGGGGCGCCACGATCGCCCTGCTCGTGGTCCTCTTCTACTGGGCCGGCCGCCGCGACTGGCGCGCCGGGGCCATCCTGGCGGGCATGGCCGGAGGGTATCTCCCCTGGTTCATGTACCCGGAACGGACCACCTTCTTCTTCTACGCCGTCTCCTTCGAGCCGTTCCTGATCCTCGGGCTCTGCTACGCCTTGGGCCTCATCCTCGGCCGGCAAGGAGATCCACCCTGGCGGCGCCGCTCGGGCTTCCTGGTGGTGGCGTGCTTCCTCGCGGCGGTGCTCCTGCTCTCCGCGTTCTTCTACCCCATCTGGACCGCTGAGACCATCAGCTACAACGACTGGCGTCTGCGCATGTGGATGCCTTCCTGGATCTGA
- a CDS encoding AMP-dependent synthetase/ligase: MTEYTEPLLSELDPASNVTDVLLARATATPDRPVYALRAPSSSAAAAGTGAPGTLPGWDLLTAEGFLHRVKALAKGLIAGGLQPGDPVAVMSRTRFEWTLADFAIWYAGGVTVPIYETSSASQVEWILEDSGARRVFVEDAAKADLVTAVAEGSELLGSAPLQVIRMDDGGAVPNMVSVANAGTGVTEAELERHRTFASLADTASIVYTSGTTGKPKGCEISHANFALVAENIVPALGAFTLVPDARTLMFLPLAHVLARAVQVICLHAGILVGHSSSASELMADMQTLKPTFLLAVPRIFEKVVAGAQQKAEESGKGKLFASAYSTAVEYAQATQRHEQGLGDAPGLVLRLRHLLFDRLLYPRVRAAFGGHITHTVSGASALNRHESEFFLGAGVPILEGYGLTETTAPAAVNRPGQNRLGTVGRPVPGTSIRIADDGEVLIKGIGVFKGYHNNPQADFDAFVDGWFATGDLGTLDQDGFLTITGRKKDLIVTAGGKNVAPEPLEETIRQNPLVEHVVVLGEGRPFVSALIGLDQEAVEAWGRQHSRPGLTPAEAAQIPEVLDSLQQSVDQANTQVSKAESIRKFAILDAELSVDSGHLTPSLKLRRNAVVTDFAPQIDQLYRG; encoded by the coding sequence ATCACCGAGTACACCGAGCCGCTGCTCTCCGAGCTCGACCCGGCGTCCAACGTCACGGACGTCCTGCTGGCCCGCGCCACCGCGACGCCGGACCGTCCCGTCTACGCGCTGCGCGCGCCGTCGTCGTCCGCGGCGGCCGCCGGAACCGGAGCGCCCGGCACCCTGCCCGGCTGGGACCTGCTCACGGCCGAGGGGTTCCTGCACCGGGTGAAGGCCCTGGCCAAGGGCCTGATCGCGGGCGGCCTGCAGCCCGGTGACCCCGTGGCCGTCATGAGCCGCACGCGCTTCGAGTGGACTCTCGCGGACTTCGCCATCTGGTACGCCGGCGGTGTCACCGTGCCGATCTACGAGACGTCCTCCGCCAGCCAGGTCGAGTGGATCCTGGAGGACTCCGGCGCACGCCGGGTGTTCGTCGAGGACGCGGCGAAGGCCGATCTCGTCACCGCGGTCGCCGAGGGCTCGGAGCTGCTCGGAAGTGCTCCCCTCCAGGTCATCCGCATGGACGACGGCGGCGCGGTCCCGAACATGGTCAGCGTCGCGAACGCCGGCACCGGGGTCACGGAGGCGGAGCTCGAGCGGCACCGCACCTTCGCCTCCCTGGCAGACACCGCGTCGATCGTCTACACCTCCGGCACCACGGGCAAGCCGAAGGGCTGCGAGATCAGCCACGCCAACTTCGCCCTCGTGGCCGAGAACATCGTCCCGGCGCTCGGAGCGTTCACCCTGGTCCCCGACGCCCGGACGCTCATGTTCCTGCCGCTCGCCCACGTCCTGGCGCGCGCCGTGCAGGTCATCTGTCTCCACGCAGGGATCCTGGTGGGCCACAGCAGCTCCGCCTCGGAGCTCATGGCGGACATGCAGACCCTCAAACCCACGTTCCTGCTGGCCGTGCCCCGCATCTTCGAGAAGGTCGTGGCGGGCGCCCAGCAAAAGGCGGAGGAGTCCGGCAAGGGGAAGCTGTTCGCCAGCGCCTACAGCACGGCCGTCGAGTACGCCCAGGCCACCCAGCGGCACGAGCAGGGACTCGGGGACGCCCCCGGGCTGGTCCTGCGGCTGCGGCACCTCCTCTTCGACCGTCTCCTCTACCCCCGGGTCCGGGCGGCGTTCGGCGGGCACATCACGCACACGGTCTCCGGGGCGAGCGCGCTGAACCGGCACGAATCGGAGTTCTTCCTCGGAGCCGGGGTGCCGATCCTGGAAGGCTACGGCCTCACCGAGACGACGGCTCCGGCGGCCGTGAACCGTCCGGGCCAGAACCGGCTGGGCACCGTCGGTCGCCCCGTGCCCGGCACGTCGATCCGGATCGCGGACGACGGCGAGGTCCTGATCAAGGGCATCGGCGTCTTCAAGGGCTACCACAACAACCCCCAGGCGGACTTCGACGCGTTCGTGGACGGCTGGTTCGCCACCGGTGATCTGGGCACGCTCGACCAGGACGGCTTCCTGACCATCACGGGCCGGAAGAAGGATCTGATCGTGACGGCCGGCGGCAAGAACGTGGCCCCGGAGCCGCTCGAGGAGACCATCCGCCAGAACCCGCTCGTGGAGCACGTGGTGGTGCTCGGCGAGGGCCGGCCGTTCGTCTCCGCGCTCATCGGGCTCGACCAGGAAGCCGTCGAGGCGTGGGGCCGGCAGCACTCCCGACCGGGCCTTACCCCGGCGGAGGCCGCCCAGATCCCCGAGGTCCTCGACTCCCTGCAGCAGTCCGTGGATCAGGCGAACACGCAGGTCTCCAAGGCGGAGAGCATCCGCAAGTTCGCCATCCTGGACGCGGAGCTGTCCGTGGATTCCGGCCACCTGACGCCGTCGCTCAAGCTGCGCCGCAACGCCGTCGTGACCGACTTCGCCCCGCAGATCGACCAGCTCTACCGCGGCTGA
- a CDS encoding TIGR01906 family membrane protein, producing the protein MSDKKPNDPAWDSTHDSDEPAFEWMKGSTAADASESDARRETEKPAPGTRPDGAGVAGTSSADGLKEPASWDPEASAARTAGDGSADDRGASEESSAPEETPVVAEGLSAPAASDAARPTILGDSARTEAFGTASPEPVTPEPATPEPVTPEAGAAQPGAPEAETTADESAARAEDEDQAPAGAPATVIQERLPTSALTVRAPDEEVQKRQAARDAALAAKPVGPRVVKILSAIFLPLLLVIAAVRVVATPLFLWIEYFRPGFPGDGYGFSQEDRLTYGSYAVDYLSNFAGPRYLGDLVTASGTKLFRDPEISHMADVKMVTMTTWGVGALLAVLALVAIWYLGRRRDGSLRHAFFAASVVTLVIIVALGVVGFLGWDSFFTGFHEIFFANGTWTFTLQDTLIRLFPGQFWIDSAVTIAGLVFLTALITLICTWPTKRRREARKAVIAGRLAAQQAAVAGE; encoded by the coding sequence GTGAGCGACAAGAAGCCCAATGACCCGGCGTGGGACAGCACCCACGATTCCGACGAACCCGCATTCGAATGGATGAAGGGCTCGACGGCGGCGGACGCCTCCGAGAGCGACGCCCGCCGCGAGACGGAGAAGCCCGCCCCCGGAACGCGGCCTGACGGCGCCGGGGTGGCCGGGACCTCCTCCGCGGACGGCCTCAAGGAACCCGCCTCCTGGGATCCGGAGGCCAGTGCCGCCCGCACCGCCGGTGACGGCTCCGCGGACGACCGCGGCGCCTCCGAGGAGTCCAGCGCTCCGGAGGAGACCCCGGTCGTGGCGGAAGGACTGTCCGCACCCGCCGCATCGGATGCCGCCCGCCCGACCATCCTGGGTGACTCCGCCCGGACGGAGGCGTTCGGCACCGCGAGCCCCGAGCCCGTGACCCCTGAGCCGGCGACGCCCGAACCCGTGACGCCGGAAGCCGGTGCGGCTCAGCCGGGGGCGCCGGAGGCCGAGACGACGGCCGACGAGTCCGCAGCACGCGCCGAGGACGAGGACCAGGCCCCCGCCGGAGCCCCGGCCACCGTGATCCAGGAGCGCCTGCCCACGAGCGCGCTCACGGTGCGCGCCCCCGATGAGGAGGTGCAGAAGCGGCAGGCCGCCCGCGACGCCGCGCTGGCCGCGAAGCCTGTGGGCCCGCGCGTCGTGAAGATCCTGAGTGCGATCTTCCTGCCGCTTCTGCTGGTGATCGCCGCCGTCCGCGTGGTGGCCACCCCGCTGTTCCTCTGGATCGAGTACTTCCGTCCCGGTTTCCCGGGTGACGGCTACGGCTTCAGCCAGGAGGACCGGCTGACCTACGGTTCGTACGCCGTGGACTACCTGAGCAACTTCGCCGGGCCGAGGTACCTCGGTGACCTGGTGACGGCCAGCGGCACCAAGCTGTTCCGCGATCCCGAGATCTCCCACATGGCCGACGTCAAGATGGTCACCATGACCACCTGGGGCGTGGGCGCCCTGCTCGCGGTGCTGGCCCTCGTGGCCATCTGGTACCTGGGACGCCGCCGCGACGGCTCGCTGCGCCACGCGTTCTTCGCCGCCTCCGTGGTGACGCTCGTGATCATCGTGGCGCTCGGCGTCGTCGGTTTCCTGGGCTGGGACAGCTTCTTCACCGGCTTCCACGAGATCTTCTTCGCCAACGGGACCTGGACCTTCACGCTCCAGGACACGCTGATCCGCCTGTTCCCGGGGCAGTTCTGGATCGACTCGGCCGTCACCATCGCCGGTCTGGTGTTCCTCACGGCCTTGATCACGCTCATCTGCACCTGGCCCACCAAGCGCCGTCGTGAAGCCCGCAAGGCGGTCATCGCGGGCCGCCTGGCCGCCCAGCAGGCCGCCGTCGCGGGGGAGTGA
- a CDS encoding L,D-transpeptidase, whose product MKPSTRKSRAVKIVALSAAGAVIVLGGIGAATAPQWLGAVNSTSPAGSSQAPTTQAPPAKPVQLTVAPLNGAKEVNPVTAPVVKAVNGTVKDVRLTPAKGAPVEGDYAAGNSQWKATGKLAFNTTYTLSYTAVDEAGGETQRTSSFTTVLTKNEANTTLVVGTLGDQIGAGQPIQLTFSEPVLDANKAGVQKAVKVTSSAGQKVKWHWYSDTVARIRPESYWKSGSTVTLDQQLFGVPFGNGQIGSFNKTTTFKVGPQRVAVMDGAAHTMRVYQDGQLVYSADAGMGGPEMPSPSGSAIILEQQRVSHFRAESIGLKPGDPLYYAPTDVNYANRLTWSGVYVHETLPGGTQFIGNTNISHGCVGLLPKDAAWFFEHMKPGDVVQFKNTAGPPIRADEGFGDWNIPWAQYGNA is encoded by the coding sequence ATGAAACCGAGCACCCGCAAGAGCCGGGCCGTCAAGATCGTCGCGCTGTCCGCAGCAGGGGCCGTCATCGTTCTGGGCGGGATCGGCGCCGCCACGGCTCCGCAGTGGCTGGGTGCCGTGAATTCCACCTCGCCGGCCGGGTCCTCCCAGGCCCCGACGACCCAGGCTCCTCCGGCCAAGCCCGTGCAGCTCACCGTCGCGCCCCTCAACGGCGCCAAGGAAGTGAACCCGGTGACGGCGCCCGTCGTGAAGGCCGTCAACGGCACCGTGAAGGACGTCCGTCTGACGCCTGCCAAGGGCGCGCCCGTCGAGGGTGACTACGCCGCCGGGAACTCCCAGTGGAAGGCCACCGGGAAGCTGGCGTTCAACACCACGTACACCCTGAGCTACACCGCGGTGGACGAGGCGGGTGGGGAGACCCAGCGCACGAGCAGCTTCACCACCGTGCTCACCAAGAACGAGGCCAACACGACACTCGTGGTCGGCACCCTGGGCGATCAGATCGGTGCGGGCCAGCCCATCCAGCTGACGTTCTCCGAACCGGTCCTGGACGCCAACAAGGCCGGTGTCCAGAAGGCCGTCAAGGTCACGTCCAGCGCCGGCCAGAAGGTCAAGTGGCACTGGTACTCGGACACCGTGGCCCGGATCCGTCCGGAGTCGTACTGGAAGTCCGGCAGCACCGTGACCTTGGACCAGCAGCTCTTCGGCGTGCCGTTCGGCAATGGCCAGATCGGCAGCTTCAACAAGACGACCACGTTCAAGGTCGGCCCGCAGCGCGTCGCCGTGATGGACGGCGCCGCCCACACCATGCGCGTCTACCAGGACGGACAGCTCGTGTACTCGGCGGATGCCGGCATGGGCGGCCCTGAGATGCCCTCGCCGTCCGGTTCCGCCATCATCCTGGAGCAGCAGCGCGTGTCCCACTTCCGGGCCGAGAGCATCGGCCTGAAGCCGGGCGACCCGCTCTACTACGCCCCGACCGACGTGAACTACGCCAACCGACTCACCTGGAGCGGCGTGTACGTCCACGAGACCCTGCCGGGCGGCACCCAGTTCATCGGCAACACCAACATCTCCCACGGCTGCGTGGGTCTGCTGCCGAAGGACGCCGCCTGGTTCTTCGAGCACATGAAGCCGGGCGACGTGGTGCAGTTCAAGAACACCGCGGGCCCGCCCATCCGCGCGGACGAGGGCTTCGGCGACTGGAACATCCCCTGGGCCCAGTACGGCAACGCCTGA
- the ahcY gene encoding adenosylhomocysteinase, which yields MTFDYKIADISLAEAGRHQIRLAEHEMPGLMALRAEFGESQPLKGARIAGSLHMTVQTAVLIETLTALGAEVRWASCNIFSTQDEAAAAIVVGQGTPEDPQGVPVFAWKGETLEEYWWTAEQILTWPGADQNPELGPNMILDDGGDATLLLHKGVEFEAAGAVPGATDEDPEEYRIILDVLRANLAADPQKWTRIASRIQGVTEETTTGVHRLYQLAEQGRLLFPAINVNDSVTKSKFDNKYGIRHSLPDGINRATDVLMGGKVAVVCGYGDVGKGAAEALRGQGSRVIVTEIDPICALQAAMDGYQVARLENVLSEGDIFITTTGNKDVIMASDMAAMKNKAIVGNIGHFDNEIDMAGLAKVPGVKRVEIKPQVHEWVFDEGTENERSIIVLSEGRLLNLGNATGHPSFVMSNSFSNQTIAQIELWTKHEQEGEEKEYQNQVYVLPKILDEKVARLHLDALGVELTELSKEQAEYLDVDVAGPYKADHYRY from the coding sequence ATGACGTTCGATTACAAGATCGCTGACATCTCCCTGGCCGAGGCGGGACGCCACCAGATCCGCCTGGCCGAGCACGAGATGCCGGGCCTCATGGCGCTGCGCGCCGAGTTCGGTGAGAGCCAGCCGCTCAAGGGCGCCCGCATCGCGGGGTCGCTGCACATGACCGTGCAGACCGCAGTGCTGATCGAGACCCTCACGGCGCTCGGCGCCGAGGTCCGCTGGGCCTCCTGCAACATCTTCTCCACACAGGACGAGGCCGCCGCCGCCATCGTCGTCGGCCAGGGCACCCCCGAGGACCCGCAGGGCGTCCCGGTGTTCGCCTGGAAGGGCGAGACCCTGGAGGAGTACTGGTGGACCGCCGAGCAGATCCTGACCTGGCCCGGCGCCGATCAGAACCCTGAGCTCGGCCCGAACATGATCCTCGACGACGGCGGCGACGCCACGCTGCTGCTGCACAAGGGCGTCGAGTTCGAGGCCGCCGGCGCCGTGCCGGGCGCCACCGACGAGGACCCGGAGGAGTACCGGATCATCCTGGACGTGCTCCGCGCGAACCTGGCCGCCGATCCGCAGAAGTGGACCCGGATCGCCTCCCGCATCCAGGGCGTCACCGAGGAGACCACCACGGGCGTGCACCGCCTGTACCAGCTGGCCGAGCAGGGCCGCCTCCTGTTCCCGGCCATCAACGTCAACGACTCGGTGACCAAGAGCAAGTTCGACAACAAGTACGGCATCCGCCACTCCCTGCCGGACGGCATCAACCGCGCCACCGATGTGCTGATGGGCGGCAAGGTCGCCGTCGTCTGCGGTTACGGCGACGTCGGCAAGGGCGCCGCGGAGGCGCTGCGCGGGCAGGGCTCCCGCGTGATCGTGACGGAGATCGATCCGATCTGCGCTTTGCAGGCCGCCATGGACGGCTACCAGGTCGCGCGGCTGGAGAACGTCCTCTCTGAGGGCGACATCTTCATCACCACGACGGGCAACAAGGACGTCATCATGGCCTCCGACATGGCCGCCATGAAGAACAAGGCGATCGTGGGCAACATCGGCCACTTCGACAACGAGATCGACATGGCCGGTTTGGCGAAGGTCCCGGGCGTCAAGCGCGTGGAGATCAAGCCCCAGGTGCACGAGTGGGTCTTCGACGAGGGCACCGAGAACGAGCGCTCCATCATCGTCCTGTCCGAGGGCCGTCTGCTGAACCTGGGCAACGCCACGGGCCACCCGTCCTTCGTCATGAGCAACTCCTTCAGCAACCAGACGATCGCCCAGATCGAGCTCTGGACCAAGCACGAGCAGGAGGGCGAGGAGAAGGAGTACCAGAACCAGGTCTACGTCCTGCCCAAGATCCTGGACGAGAAGGTCGCGCGTCTGCACTTGGACGCTCTCGGCGTCGAGCTGACCGAACTGTCGAAGGAACAGGCCGAATACCTGGACGTGGACGTGGCGGGTCCCTACAAGGCGGACCACTACCGCTACTGA
- a CDS encoding Trm112 family protein, producing the protein MPSLSPELLSILRCPETGAPLHQEGDELVAGTGESAVRYPVEDGIPLLLPASLRDASRTAN; encoded by the coding sequence ATGCCTTCGCTGAGCCCAGAACTGCTGAGCATCCTCCGCTGCCCCGAGACCGGCGCGCCCCTGCACCAGGAAGGCGACGAGCTCGTCGCCGGCACGGGGGAGTCCGCCGTCCGTTACCCCGTGGAGGACGGCATCCCGCTGCTGCTGCCCGCCTCTCTGCGTGACGCCTCCCGCACCGCCAACTGA
- a CDS encoding DUF3499 domain-containing protein, producing the protein MGAMRMCSRSACRESAVATLTYVYADSTAVLGPLAVYPEPHSYDLCVHHADRLTVPRGWEVLRIALPASAEAERRVTRPESDELSALADAVREERQAAEDDAEPATGIPQRLRPPLLEPPVGAEGTRRGHLRALREP; encoded by the coding sequence GTGGGTGCCATGAGGATGTGTTCGCGTTCGGCCTGCCGTGAGTCCGCGGTGGCCACTTTGACGTACGTGTACGCGGATTCGACCGCCGTCCTGGGGCCTCTGGCCGTCTATCCCGAGCCTCACAGCTACGACCTCTGCGTGCACCATGCGGATCGGCTGACGGTGCCCCGCGGCTGGGAGGTCCTGCGGATCGCGCTTCCCGCGTCCGCCGAAGCCGAGCGCCGGGTCACCCGCCCGGAGAGCGACGAGCTCTCCGCCCTCGCCGACGCCGTTCGGGAGGAGCGCCAGGCCGCCGAGGACGACGCCGAACCCGCCACGGGGATCCCGCAGCGCCTCCGCCCGCCGCTCCTCGAGCCGCCCGTCGGAGCCGAGGGAACGCGCCGAGGCCATCTGCGGGCCCTGCGCGAACCCTGA
- a CDS encoding metallopeptidase family protein, with protein MQSGPNEPSATFSFPETEEETAVGRDFRHRRRNRHGRGQRGDMILPTLPGHRNRAERFDDLVLDTAQRLHDLQGHLLDGVLFAVEEIPPGLEELLASGLPAPLGLSTPARGDLAPRVTVYRRVVEQNCPVKDQLPVLVHDVVVEHTAQLLGVAPETLDPYYHRGL; from the coding sequence ATGCAGTCCGGACCCAACGAACCCTCGGCGACGTTCTCCTTCCCGGAGACGGAGGAGGAAACGGCTGTCGGCCGTGACTTCCGGCACCGCCGCAGGAACCGCCACGGACGCGGCCAGCGCGGGGACATGATCCTGCCGACCCTCCCCGGACACCGCAACCGCGCGGAGCGCTTCGACGACCTGGTGCTGGACACCGCGCAGCGGCTCCACGATCTGCAAGGACATCTCCTGGACGGCGTCCTCTTCGCCGTGGAGGAGATCCCGCCCGGCCTGGAGGAACTGCTGGCCAGCGGCCTCCCCGCGCCCCTGGGTCTCAGCACCCCGGCACGCGGCGATCTGGCGCCCCGCGTGACCGTGTACCGGCGCGTGGTGGAGCAGAACTGCCCGGTCAAGGATCAGCTGCCGGTTCTGGTGCACGACGTCGTGGTGGAGCACACCGCGCAACTCCTCGGCGTCGCGCCCGAGACTCTCGACCCGTACTACCACCGCGGTCTCTGA